tcattgtactcattgatagttattgtctctaatttgtattcacaaagatttagctacatcaaaaataatgataaacttgtagcctagtacttctgtgccgcacatagaatgtaatccgctctttgtaaacttcttcatatgtgtaacagcagacagtaaattaactatctacatgtgagtaatatctttaactggttgtaattaagcactgcatttaaattgcttaaaaaatacttctatcaatgaaagaaaatatgtagtattttgccatcataattttttttttttttgctatttgttttacgtcacaccgacacagataggtcttatggcgacgatgggacaggaaaggtccaggaatgggaaggaagcggccgtggccttaattaaggtacagccccagcatttgcctggtgtgaaaatgggaaaccacggaaaaccatcttcagggatgccgacagtggggttcgaacccactatctcccggatgcgacctcacagctgcacgctcctaaccgcacggccaactcgcccggtcatcataaattagaagccataacctaattatttggtagaattggacaaaccaggtattcttcaaccccaaacagctgcgactaaagaggttatagtactcttaaattataattttcaaactttgctctgcatgtTCTGTAGGTAGTTAGAACCGACAAtaagaagtataaaaattataagtgctgatggtaaaaatggaagatcaTTAagattatgtgggctgttccaacacaagcctgtataaagcctaggatttatttgctttataacatttacttagtagaattattattttatttcttcaccaagattacagtttacaaaacaggtaactcccccgtcacctggctaaggctttggcatggaccaaatcaacaagaaattactccataacctctaatagtggaaaattacaggagcttaactgttaaggtgaattatcttgtcaacggtaacatttctctgacaaacccgctttacatgtacagttgcacttcacattttcccCCCTTtattcaagacaacattaactttgtggggttttgaatcgatgtgggatgattgtaaacacaacgctacaacaccagtttaatcttctgtttcaaaacttttacctacacatatcaagtaattacgcttgaatatttcttccccttccactaatggacgcgcgaaatctccgacaactctcaacagttgcgcatacgacaccaaagacattttgaattcttaataaatcctacagacgcacacccgatcactgtcgtgtttacttcccgtcactatctcgccgccatattggaaacagctgaccgtaagctcctcccccgtttcggacgtcaattgagccctactaatagattcttgtcgctacgttaaattaacatttcggcgtacgtttttaagttgttcgtaccgtacttaacaacggctaatcctcgctctagtttcaggaaatttTGTGCTCTCCACACCTCTCGTAGACCAACCCCAAGAGCACAGAATTATTTTTCGATTACAATATAAGACCCAAGGTTCGCACCGAGAGTCTTCTCAAAAATTACTCCATATAGGAGTAGACGAAACGCTTTAGCGTCGTGGGTGATGATTCGCAACTCAGACTGCAGACTATATCCCAAACGAAACTAAGGAAGGTCGTTACACAGCAGACAGTTCATTTGCAACAGAAAATATCATACTGCTATAATATTATGAATATTTAAATTTACACTATATTAGTACAATATAATATACTATTATTGATATATGGACGAATTTTGTTACAATAATTTAATATGCATTCAGTTTTGAGAACCCAATCTGTATAAATATCAAATATAGACTATCAGAGCTCTCTATGGTTTCCTTCTTTAACTGCCGTAGTGGCGTACACACCATTCAAGGGGCAAACGAGTTTCGCTGTTCCCGCTACTGCGATCTAGTGAGTGATGAGTGATCTGTAAATTATCGCAAGCGGTCCAAATTGCGTCTTACGCATGACATCACGCTGGGAGCAGGGAGTAAAGCGGGAGTAAAGATTACTTTCGCTTGTGATTCTTTCTATTATAGTAATAAGCGTAGTGACTAGTGACTGGGTAACAGGAAGGCAGCCCATAAGttccaagaaagaagaagaaatctatccagaaaaagtgtgccgataataggttAGGTTCACCTTTGGGAAAAGTTTGGATTTTAGTTAACATTAAAAATCAGGCTTTCTGATAGGCAGGAAGATATTTTTATATTGCGATATTGTGACTGATTAAGTTTGTACGAAGACTATAGCTGTTATGTCAGTAGGTTTTTATACGCGTGTTTCACGTCTTTCGTAATTGTTCCTGGTTAGGAAATATGAGTACTCAGCGGGGTAATACAAGTCGACAGAGGGCCCAGAAATATAAGAATGTTACAGCTTTCAAAAATGATTTGCATGATAAAACTCCAAAGATGAATTTAATAAACAGTATTGAGGTTGTCAATGTTTGTAGAAAATGTGCCAATATTTTGGAAtggaaaataaagtataaaaagtATAAACCTCTAAAGGTTCCGCGTAAGTGTACTAAATGTGAACAGAAATGTGTTAAATCTGCTTATCACATAATGTGTCTACCATGCTCTAAAATGATCGGTGTATGCCCTAAGTgtggaaagaatgaagaaatagtaAAGGAAGCTGATAAAAAGGAAGAGCAGTTCAAGTTAGACAAAGAAATGAAATATATGATTAAAAAACTTTCAGAGAGAAAACGTAGAACATTTCGGAGATACATGTCTAAACAGTGTGATGCAGGTAAGAAAATGTTAATCTTCAGTGATTCGTGAAATATCAGTGAATTAAAATACACAGGAAATGTAATATCCATTAAAAGAATTAGTAATTGGTTTTCTTTAGTGTCATTCATGACTTTGTGAATTAAAATACACAGGGAATGTAATATCCATTAAAAGAATTAGTAATTGGTTTTCTTTAGTGTCATTCATGACTTTTTCTCTGTggaaggggccgatgacccaggCCCCTTAAGACGACAATCATCATGCCTGTTAGAAAGTACAACACTTGACTTAAACTAGGGTCTGTAGCATGGGATGCTAATACGTGGGAGTATATGCCCGTAGATAGGTTTAAGTTGGTATACAATGTAGGAGTAAGTTTAAACGTCCAGTTGAGTCCCAAAGCTTGCCAACCACATTTGGAAATGGAGTAAACAGGATTTAAATTTTGAGATAAGCTGGCATACTgagatgttttaagaggaagttcaactggacaaccatcctctattaacactaatcaaaggaaacaaaatggaaggggtctaacactttgaaaaatgaatgtaTTAGCCGAAGAAATATAAGGACTACGAAGGAAGAACTTACTGGTATTATATGTTTTCAACTAGCCTTAATTGGGTAATATGAGCCCTATAAGTAGGAAATCTCTTTTTGACACAATGAGGGATCGTTTACAGTGGCATGGAAAGGGACATTAATCATGCACCAAATGTTCCCCTTCTTTGAAACAAAGAAACCATTTTATGAAACATTGCAAGATGTAAAAGAGCTCTCTTAGGCATATTTGCAGCTGGTTATTGAATACTTACTTATAGACTAggcctgtcgtaataggtgacaAAAAGGGACCTCAAGGGTTCTTAACTAGTCAGCGTTACCACAGAGCCCTTAATTGAGTCCTGTCTTAGTTTCCACTTATTCataccaggctccttactttcatttttcctatctgacctcccttggtcaactcttgtccttttctgactGTGACGTTATTAGGTTTACAAATCCTATGGAGTCTTTCAcattcatgcccttcgtagcccttgtgtTATTTGGCTAAtacattcatttttcaaagtattggaccccttccatttttttccctcagattattgtcctctgaaaacaataatcacaatcaacatTTTCACTTGTGCAACACAGGATGATATTCTTAAATGGCAATAAAAACTAAAATAATTTGACAGGTATTTGGGCACATTTGACAACCAAGTACCTACTTAGAATTATCAAACTAGCTGTAAAACCCGTCGTTGACAGGATAATCACTTAGCATGTTCATGATGACATTTTTGTTGAACTCTaacattgttccccagattctgaagcATACAGGTGGGCATGCTGAACACTGTCAGTGGCTTGTCCTGACGTGCATCCTTGCTgtctgtggccctttgcagtttcacTTGCTGATCTTGATATGATCTCTTCCTTCCAGTATAAAAGAAAGCCAGTTGTTGAGtcaatattaaaaaatactgacaGGTGTTCAAAGGCTTTAAAATGTTACTGGAACCATCTCCATGGCAACtttctttacagtctatagagctAATTACCGGCTCTTTGACTAAAACTTTCACATGACTGCTGCTGATATTTCTGGTATTTTTCTTTATATCggaaaaaggtatagaacaaaCATTCACATGAGCTATTTTCAAGTAAACCTAACGTAattttcctgtgatgctgtaacagatacagacaaatattaaactgagcATGACATAGGTCATTACGTCACTATTCTCATCAGAATATAATATTAACTGACTGGAATGCCACAGTTAAAAGCAATTATAcagtatgaaatactcgatcaaacaaaCAATGGCACAGTTTATTTTTCACGTACTGCAAGACGCTGGCATTCTAACAGAAGAATTCCGGTGCTGGAATGACCCAGCTATGGACAGCAGTGAACACCACTCTGCTGTTCAGTACCTCAGAGCGGGGATtaaatagctagaatactatgatgaaccagtgtgtcgtCATttactagtagttatcagaacgtgtatgaaccggaggaatggcatgctaaaaaagaaagttatctaactccctggCTACTTCCTTGTCAATATTTAA
This window of the Anabrus simplex isolate iqAnaSimp1 chromosome 8, ASM4041472v1, whole genome shotgun sequence genome carries:
- the LOC136879107 gene encoding uncharacterized protein C9orf85 homolog — its product is MSTQRGNTSRQRAQKYKNVTAFKNDLHDKTPKMNLINSIEVVNVCRKCANILEWKIKYKKYKPLKVPRKCTKCEQKCVKSAYHIMCLPCSKMIGVCPKCGKNEEIVKEADKKEEQFKLDKEMKYMIKKLSERKRRTFRRYMSKQCDAAKAEDYDPNDLRNDLMEKLKSLKVDDDKSDLFDEIDAVDDGTSDLFDESDADEEATSKENSDSEH